One Myotis daubentonii chromosome 3, mMyoDau2.1, whole genome shotgun sequence genomic window carries:
- the TMEM207 gene encoding transmembrane protein 207 isoform X1 — MSRSSPFSFTSVISKTGTWCLPLFQLVLSDPPCEENEMYINYKNQYPNDWYIWFLLLIFLVVLLCGAMLFCLPCWLRRCGMGSSRRTVAVFAVGDLDPVYELGPSALTAASRSPVFLRRPGGTEAGVNPAVGIHLPTQNPELYHVSSFNTSGAPPPYEEILKSSQL, encoded by the exons ATGTCGAGATCCAGTCCTTTTAGTTTCACTTCAGTGATCTCCAAAACGGGAACCTGGTGTTTGCCACTATTCCAG TTGGTGCTCTCGGACCCACcatgtgaagaaaatgaaat GTACATAAACTATAAAAATCAATACCCAAATGATTGGTATATCTG GTTCTTGCTCCTAATTTTCCTGGTGGTTCTGCTATGCGGAGCCATGCTcttctgcctcccctgctggctgaggAGATGCGGGATGGGCTCCTCAAGACGCACCGTGGCTGTTTTTGCTGTCGGCGACTTGGACCCTGTTTATG AGCTGGGTCCTTCAGCCCTGACAGCAGCAAGCAGGTCCCCTGTCTTCCTGAGAAGACCTGGAG GGACGGAAGCAGGTGTGAATCCAGCTGTTGGAATTCACCTTCCAACTCAAAACCCTGAACTGTATCATGTTTCAAGTTTCAACACTTCAGGAGCACCACCTCCATATGAAGAAATTCTGAAATCAAGCCAACTTTAG
- the TMEM207 gene encoding transmembrane protein 207 isoform X2 — protein MSRSSPFSFTSVISKTGTWCLPLFQLVLSDPPCEENEMYINYKNQYPNDWYIWFLLLIFLVVLLCGAMLFCLPCWLRRCGMGSSRRTVAVFAVGDLDPVYGTEAGVNPAVGIHLPTQNPELYHVSSFNTSGAPPPYEEILKSSQL, from the exons ATGTCGAGATCCAGTCCTTTTAGTTTCACTTCAGTGATCTCCAAAACGGGAACCTGGTGTTTGCCACTATTCCAG TTGGTGCTCTCGGACCCACcatgtgaagaaaatgaaat GTACATAAACTATAAAAATCAATACCCAAATGATTGGTATATCTG GTTCTTGCTCCTAATTTTCCTGGTGGTTCTGCTATGCGGAGCCATGCTcttctgcctcccctgctggctgaggAGATGCGGGATGGGCTCCTCAAGACGCACCGTGGCTGTTTTTGCTGTCGGCGACTTGGACCCTGTTTATG GGACGGAAGCAGGTGTGAATCCAGCTGTTGGAATTCACCTTCCAACTCAAAACCCTGAACTGTATCATGTTTCAAGTTTCAACACTTCAGGAGCACCACCTCCATATGAAGAAATTCTGAAATCAAGCCAACTTTAG